One Thiohalomonas denitrificans DNA window includes the following coding sequences:
- a CDS encoding DegT/DnrJ/EryC1/StrS family aminotransferase, with translation MQFIDLESQQKSIRPRLEARIRRVLDHGRYIMGPEVAELEERLAEYAGVKHCVAVSSGTDSLLIAMMALGIGPGDEVITTPFTFIATGEVIALLGAMPVFVDIDFRTYNIDPEKIETKITSKTRAIMPVSLYGQCADFDTINAIAARYGLPVIEDGAQSFGATYKGRKSCGLSTVGSTSFFPSKPLGGYGDSGALFTDEDELAQAMREIRVHGQDRRYHHPVIGINGRINTIQAAILLEKLEIFPQEVVNRARIGAEYGRQLAALSGIAPLYIEPYHTSVYAQYTVQVEDRDQIARQLKSRGIPTAVHYPVSLCRQPVFSGLNLDPSACPQAEQASARVLSLPMHPYLDPKEQHSVVDALASATQLSVS, from the coding sequence ATGCAATTTATCGATCTTGAATCCCAGCAAAAGAGCATTCGCCCCCGATTGGAGGCGCGTATCCGGCGAGTGCTGGACCACGGCCGGTACATCATGGGGCCGGAAGTGGCCGAACTCGAAGAGCGCTTGGCTGAATATGCAGGCGTAAAGCACTGTGTTGCCGTGTCCAGTGGTACCGATTCACTTCTCATTGCCATGATGGCGTTGGGCATCGGTCCGGGCGATGAAGTGATCACGACTCCATTTACCTTTATTGCGACCGGCGAGGTAATTGCCTTGCTGGGTGCGATGCCTGTCTTCGTCGACATAGACTTCCGCACCTATAATATCGATCCGGAAAAAATAGAGACGAAGATCACGTCGAAGACCCGGGCCATTATGCCTGTCAGTCTTTATGGCCAGTGCGCCGATTTTGACACCATCAATGCTATCGCCGCCCGATATGGACTCCCGGTGATAGAGGACGGTGCACAATCCTTTGGCGCCACTTACAAGGGGCGCAAGTCCTGTGGGCTTTCCACCGTCGGTTCGACGAGCTTTTTTCCGAGCAAGCCGTTAGGGGGCTATGGAGATAGCGGGGCGCTGTTTACCGACGAAGATGAACTCGCGCAGGCAATGCGGGAGATCCGGGTGCATGGGCAGGATCGGCGCTATCACCATCCGGTGATCGGCATCAACGGGCGCATAAATACGATCCAGGCCGCGATCCTGCTGGAAAAACTCGAAATCTTCCCGCAAGAAGTGGTGAACCGGGCCAGAATCGGGGCGGAATACGGGCGGCAATTGGCTGCGCTCAGCGGCATAGCCCCGCTCTATATCGAGCCCTATCACACCAGTGTATATGCACAATATACGGTACAGGTGGAGGACCGCGATCAAATTGCTAGGCAACTGAAATCGCGCGGTATACCCACCGCCGTGCATTATCCCGTTTCCCTTTGCCGGCAGCCGGTGTTTTCCGGACTTAACCTCGATCCCTCTGCATGCCCCCAGGCGGAACAGGCGAGT
- a CDS encoding glycerol-3-phosphate dehydrogenase/oxidase, with protein MKRVAVIGGGINGVMTAWELSKKGHTVQLFEKGTLMSATSSASTKLLHGGLRYLEHGQFSLVREALAERAWWIEQAPHLARPLPILLPIYRKSSRSPLKMKIGLTIYDGLAGKACLGRHQKLMPSELLALLPELKPEGLVGGYRFFDGQMDDRALGLWAAEQASKAGVTIRENAAVDRVTSSGQVIAGGDWERYDLVYNVTGPWAEQLLIQSGIESSVRLRLVKGSHLVFDFPIAHGAILEVPGQRRVAFILPYQGHTLVGTTEVAQRLNEPVECSAEETSYLIGFCRSYLHRNIGEANIKTHFAGLRPLVQSARDAGSNSRESAFEQTDRVITVFGGKWTASRVLASRAAAMSM; from the coding sequence ATGAAACGGGTTGCAGTGATTGGCGGTGGCATTAACGGTGTAATGACGGCCTGGGAACTGTCGAAAAAGGGACATACCGTCCAGTTGTTCGAAAAGGGCACGCTCATGTCGGCCACCAGCAGTGCCTCAACCAAGTTGCTGCACGGGGGGCTGCGTTATCTGGAGCATGGTCAGTTTTCCCTGGTTCGTGAAGCGCTGGCGGAACGGGCCTGGTGGATAGAGCAGGCGCCACATCTGGCACGCCCGCTGCCGATCCTGTTGCCGATTTATCGAAAGAGCAGCCGATCGCCTTTGAAGATGAAGATCGGATTGACGATCTATGACGGACTTGCCGGAAAAGCTTGCCTGGGTCGACACCAAAAGTTGATGCCGTCTGAGCTGCTGGCCTTGCTGCCGGAGTTGAAACCGGAAGGGCTCGTTGGCGGATATCGGTTTTTTGACGGACAGATGGATGATCGGGCGCTCGGTCTGTGGGCCGCGGAACAGGCCAGCAAAGCGGGAGTAACGATTCGAGAGAATGCCGCCGTCGACAGGGTGACGAGTTCGGGTCAGGTGATCGCCGGTGGCGATTGGGAGCGCTATGATCTGGTATACAACGTTACCGGTCCCTGGGCAGAGCAGTTGCTGATCCAAAGTGGTATCGAAAGCAGCGTTCGACTCCGCCTTGTAAAGGGGAGTCATCTGGTTTTCGACTTCCCGATCGCTCATGGCGCGATTCTTGAAGTACCGGGGCAGCGCCGGGTGGCATTCATTCTTCCCTATCAAGGCCATACCCTGGTGGGGACCACCGAAGTGGCCCAGCGGCTAAACGAGCCGGTCGAGTGTTCTGCAGAGGAGACTTCATACCTGATCGGATTTTGCCGGAGCTATCTGCATCGCAACATCGGCGAAGCAAACATTAAAACGCATTTCGCAGGATTGCGGCCGTTAGTGCAGTCCGCACGGGATGCCGGCAGCAACAGCCGGGAATCGGCTTTCGAGCAAACAGATAGGGTAATCACTGTTTTCGGGGGCAAATGGACTGCATCAAGGGTACTGGCATCCCGCGCCGCAGCCATGAGTATGTAA
- a CDS encoding acyltransferase, which translates to MTFSVHATAIVDEGATIGEHTRIWHWVHVCAGARIGRDCSLGQNVFVGNRVTIGNSVKVQNNVSIYDEVHLEDHVFCGPSMVFTNVVNPRSHVARKLEYQKTLVRTGATIGANATIICGHTIGKYAFIGAGAVVTKDVPDYALLLGNPAVRVGWMCQCGVRLPNEGQVSCDACGQAYAIDEEACRPL; encoded by the coding sequence ATGACGTTTAGTGTACATGCGACTGCGATTGTTGATGAGGGGGCGACCATCGGCGAGCACACGAGGATTTGGCATTGGGTACACGTCTGCGCCGGGGCGCGTATTGGCCGTGACTGTTCACTGGGGCAGAACGTTTTCGTGGGCAACAGGGTAACGATCGGAAACAGCGTAAAGGTACAAAACAATGTTTCCATTTACGACGAGGTTCACCTCGAGGATCACGTGTTTTGCGGGCCCAGCATGGTGTTCACCAATGTGGTAAACCCACGCTCTCACGTGGCCAGAAAACTGGAGTACCAGAAGACCCTCGTGCGAACTGGCGCCACCATCGGGGCGAATGCGACCATCATCTGCGGGCATACCATCGGGAAGTACGCCTTCATCGGTGCAGGCGCAGTAGTGACGAAGGATGTGCCCGATTATGCACTTCTGTTGGGAAATCCCGCTGTTCGCGTCGGCTGGATGTGTCAGTGCGGTGTGCGGTTGCCCAATGAGGGCCAGGTCTCCTGCGATGCGTGTGGCCAAGCCTATGCGATCGACGAGGAGGCGTGTCGCCCTTTATGA
- a CDS encoding Gfo/Idh/MocA family protein, producing MASKINNRKLRIGIVGCGRISRNHFDSIDVHSEHMELVSVCDVDEDILGNHTEKYKVPGYSNMEAMLKNESMDLVALCTPSGLHPDQTVRAAQHGVNVVTEKPMATRWQDGLRMVRACDQEGVRLFVVKQNRKNTTLQLLKQAITEKRFGKIYMVHINVFWNRPQEYYDSAKWRGTWELDGGAFMNQASHYVDLLDWLIGPVESIQAMNGTLDRDVEVETSGVLNVRWRSGSLGSMSVTMLTYPKNFEGSITILGEKGTVRVGGVAVNEIQHWQFSDEREYDSQVQAANYETTSVYGFGHPGYYKNVIDVMRGEAEPETDGREGLKSLEVLIAAYLSARDGRTVSLPLEY from the coding sequence ATGGCATCAAAAATCAACAATCGAAAATTGCGTATCGGGATCGTGGGGTGCGGGCGGATCTCCCGGAATCACTTCGATTCGATTGACGTCCACAGCGAACACATGGAGCTGGTATCCGTTTGCGATGTGGACGAGGATATTCTCGGAAATCATACCGAAAAGTATAAAGTGCCCGGCTATAGCAATATGGAGGCGATGCTCAAAAATGAATCGATGGATCTGGTGGCACTATGTACTCCCAGCGGGCTCCATCCCGACCAAACCGTTCGAGCGGCGCAACACGGGGTCAATGTGGTCACCGAAAAACCGATGGCCACACGGTGGCAAGATGGTCTGCGTATGGTCCGGGCCTGCGACCAGGAGGGTGTGCGACTTTTCGTTGTAAAGCAGAACCGAAAGAATACCACCCTTCAGTTGTTGAAACAGGCCATCACCGAAAAGCGGTTCGGGAAAATTTATATGGTCCATATCAACGTATTCTGGAATCGCCCGCAGGAGTACTACGATTCGGCCAAGTGGCGCGGGACCTGGGAACTCGATGGCGGCGCTTTCATGAATCAGGCGAGCCACTATGTGGACTTGCTCGACTGGCTGATCGGTCCCGTAGAGAGCATTCAGGCGATGAACGGCACCCTGGACCGGGATGTCGAGGTCGAGACCAGCGGAGTCCTTAATGTTCGCTGGCGGAGCGGATCGCTTGGATCCATGAGTGTGACGATGCTCACTTATCCCAAGAACTTCGAAGGTTCGATAACGATACTCGGTGAGAAGGGAACCGTGCGCGTGGGTGGCGTCGCCGTAAACGAGATCCAGCATTGGCAATTTTCCGATGAGCGGGAGTACGACAGCCAGGTACAGGCCGCAAACTACGAAACCACATCGGTTTACGGCTTTGGGCACCCGGGGTACTACAAGAATGTCATCGACGTGATGCGTGGTGAGGCGGAACCGGAGACCGACGGACGTGAGGGATTGAAGTCGCTGGAGGTACTGATAGCCGCCTATCTCTCTGCACGTGACGGACGCACGGTGTCACTCCCATTGGAGTATTGA
- a CDS encoding polysaccharide biosynthesis protein has product MKLPQTLARSAGRAPLLIVDMWLIPVLLWCAFALRSGTLPPDLTDDRKWLLLFSVVASVVPFIRLGLYRAVTRYIGQEAAFVIIQGVTTAALLLFGLAWLFQLEADPAVFIIFWAIVLIYVGGSRFAIRAYYRHRAARRAKAVGIYGAGDAGRQLAAAINSGNQCHVRAFFDDDPSLDGVIIDGTPVFNTHDIQHVVQQRGLHEIFLALPSASRHQRQQALRRVEFLPVRIRTVPHLGELVVGLARVDELRDIDLEDLLERAPVEAKMALLTSSANKKNVMVTGAGGTIGSELCRKIIDLNPVRVVLYEMSEYALYAIEKELREANKYAKTTIAIHPVLSSVRDSQRVAAVMAEYGIDLVFHAAAYKHVPMLEENIAEGVLNNVIGTWNVAEAAVAAQAATFVLVSTDKAVRPTNLMGATKRMSELVVQAIQERERQGESKTDLCIVRFGNVLGSSGSVVPHFKEQIRRGGPITVTHPEVIRYFMTVPEAAQLVLQASAMSRGGDVFLLDMGAPVKIHDLAKKMIHLMGFIEKTDNNQSGDIAIEFTGLRPGEKLYEELLVDSEAYATEHPKIMRAQEGGVAWNEIEEPLHDLWRAADENRIEEVIEILKACVPEYTPGEGVCSQCSAEQEYTGGLDRSFAAGNGIE; this is encoded by the coding sequence ATGAAACTGCCGCAGACATTGGCAAGGAGCGCTGGACGCGCCCCTTTATTGATTGTCGACATGTGGCTGATTCCTGTTTTGTTGTGGTGTGCGTTTGCACTTCGATCCGGCACTCTTCCGCCGGATCTGACCGACGACAGGAAGTGGCTTTTACTCTTTTCAGTAGTCGCAAGCGTTGTCCCTTTTATCCGCCTGGGACTCTATCGTGCGGTCACGCGCTACATCGGCCAGGAAGCCGCGTTTGTAATCATCCAGGGAGTGACCACTGCCGCACTGCTGCTGTTTGGTTTGGCCTGGCTATTTCAACTCGAAGCCGATCCGGCCGTGTTCATTATTTTTTGGGCAATAGTGTTGATTTATGTGGGCGGAAGTCGCTTTGCGATTCGGGCCTATTATCGCCACAGAGCGGCCAGAAGAGCGAAGGCGGTGGGGATTTATGGCGCCGGTGATGCAGGACGCCAACTCGCTGCGGCGATTAACAGCGGAAATCAGTGCCACGTAAGGGCATTTTTTGATGATGATCCATCTTTGGACGGAGTGATTATCGATGGCACTCCGGTCTTCAATACCCATGATATTCAGCATGTTGTCCAGCAAAGGGGATTGCACGAGATCTTCCTCGCTCTGCCTTCAGCCAGCCGACACCAGAGGCAGCAGGCACTCCGCCGCGTTGAATTTCTTCCTGTTCGAATCCGCACCGTGCCTCATCTGGGGGAGTTGGTCGTCGGTCTGGCCCGCGTCGATGAACTGCGAGATATCGACCTGGAGGACCTGCTGGAGCGAGCGCCCGTCGAGGCGAAGATGGCCCTGCTGACCAGTTCCGCCAACAAAAAAAATGTCATGGTGACGGGTGCCGGTGGCACGATCGGATCAGAACTCTGCCGGAAAATCATCGACCTCAACCCGGTTCGGGTCGTGCTCTATGAAATGTCCGAATATGCGCTTTACGCCATAGAGAAAGAGTTGAGAGAGGCCAACAAATACGCGAAAACGACCATCGCTATTCATCCAGTCTTGAGCTCGGTCAGAGACAGCCAGCGGGTTGCGGCTGTCATGGCAGAGTATGGAATCGACCTTGTCTTTCATGCTGCGGCATACAAGCACGTTCCCATGCTGGAGGAAAACATTGCGGAGGGTGTGCTCAATAATGTGATCGGGACGTGGAACGTCGCCGAAGCGGCTGTGGCTGCACAGGCAGCCACCTTCGTGCTGGTATCAACGGACAAAGCCGTGCGGCCGACAAACTTGATGGGGGCGACCAAGCGCATGTCTGAACTGGTGGTTCAGGCAATTCAGGAGCGGGAACGGCAGGGAGAGAGCAAGACGGACCTCTGTATCGTTCGTTTTGGCAATGTCCTCGGAAGCTCCGGATCGGTGGTTCCCCACTTTAAAGAGCAGATTCGCAGGGGCGGTCCGATCACTGTGACTCATCCCGAGGTGATCCGGTATTTCATGACAGTCCCCGAGGCGGCCCAGTTGGTGCTGCAGGCCAGTGCCATGTCACGCGGAGGAGACGTGTTCCTTCTGGACATGGGCGCACCGGTCAAGATTCATGACCTGGCAAAGAAGATGATCCACCTGATGGGATTTATCGAGAAAACCGACAACAACCAAAGCGGGGACATTGCCATCGAGTTTACCGGTCTTCGTCCGGGTGAAAAACTCTATGAAGAACTCCTGGTCGACAGCGAGGCGTACGCTACAGAGCATCCGAAGATCATGCGTGCACAGGAAGGGGGTGTTGCCTGGAACGAGATTGAAGAGCCTCTGCATGACCTGTGGCGGGCAGCCGATGAGAACCGGATTGAAGAGGTGATCGAAATTCTGAAGGCTTGCGTCCCCGAGTATACGCCGGGAGAAGGTGTTTGCTCCCAATGCAGCGCGGAACAGGAGTATACCGGTGGCCTGGATCGCTCGTTTGCAGCAGGAAACGGTATTGAGTAG
- a CDS encoding polysaccharide biosynthesis tyrosine autokinase — MSDFKQSPPFNASENVVDLREYVVELWRAKHVVFGIALLVLTVVGLYTFTARPIYQSDVLIQIDPAQADSESTRELSSISAGDSPVEAEMQLFRSRSVVGAAVDELNLAIVAEPTYLPVAGRAIAKMSLPVQELSAAWEYLKPYAWGKEKITVDRLEVPDYLTGQAMSLVAMGNDSYEIHDDLGNKLAEGRVGELLSQDLGDEDSLEILVSELRAHRGAQFSVTRSYRWHAVNKLRNALHVSQQGEETGIIRLALEGPDPELLQRILTTITSAYLQHNVARRAQEAEKTLEVLNKHLPALRKNLTEAENRLNDYRSSVGSVNVTLEAEALLERATSLETQLSELKIRRDDIENKFTPEHPLFSEINQQIRSLENERASLNAEMRKLPDEQEKSIRLERDVTVANELYLLLLNRAQEMRVMRAGTVTNARVIDPADLPIEPTKPKPSLMLSLGAILGTTLGIFGVVLRNGFRQGIDDPEVVEKNLSLPVYASILHSTSQAKLEKSRKFKGRERLLAILDRDSPTVEALRSLRTNVYFAAQHVEHPIVAITGPAPNIGKSFVASNLAVVLADSGKRTLLIDADMRKGHLHDAFAIQRGYGLSGVLRGQVLPGDAIHQTRQQGLDFLPCGDMPRNPSELLLHERFAALLERLRQHYDMIIVDSPPTLAVTDAVVIARHSDVNLMVLRAGQHPMGEIRAAMRGFQQSDLSIDGFIVNDVSATNSYYVRYYHQYAS; from the coding sequence ATGAGTGACTTCAAACAAAGCCCGCCATTCAACGCAAGCGAAAACGTTGTCGATTTGAGGGAGTATGTTGTTGAACTCTGGCGCGCGAAACACGTTGTGTTCGGTATTGCGCTGCTCGTCCTGACCGTGGTCGGTCTCTATACGTTCACTGCACGACCAATTTATCAAAGCGATGTCCTCATCCAGATAGACCCGGCGCAAGCTGATTCCGAAAGCACCCGGGAGCTTTCTTCGATTTCGGCAGGCGATAGTCCGGTGGAAGCCGAGATGCAGCTCTTTCGTTCCCGGTCCGTGGTGGGCGCAGCGGTTGACGAGCTGAATCTTGCGATCGTTGCCGAACCGACGTACTTGCCGGTTGCCGGCAGAGCAATAGCAAAGATGAGTCTCCCTGTGCAGGAATTATCGGCTGCCTGGGAGTATCTGAAGCCTTACGCATGGGGAAAAGAGAAAATTACCGTCGACCGGCTGGAGGTACCCGACTACCTGACAGGCCAGGCCATGTCCCTGGTTGCGATGGGTAATGACTCTTACGAGATTCACGACGACTTGGGTAACAAACTCGCGGAGGGGCGAGTCGGCGAACTGCTAAGTCAGGACCTTGGCGATGAAGACTCGCTGGAAATTCTCGTTTCCGAATTGAGAGCACATCGGGGGGCACAGTTTTCGGTCACCAGAAGCTACCGCTGGCACGCCGTGAACAAGTTGCGCAACGCCCTCCATGTATCGCAACAGGGGGAGGAAACAGGAATCATAAGGCTGGCTTTGGAGGGCCCCGATCCTGAACTTCTGCAGCGCATCCTCACCACCATCACAAGTGCCTATCTTCAGCACAATGTCGCACGTCGAGCCCAGGAAGCCGAGAAGACCCTCGAGGTGCTCAATAAACATCTGCCTGCGTTGAGAAAGAACCTGACGGAGGCCGAAAATCGCCTGAATGACTACCGCTCCAGTGTGGGCAGTGTGAACGTTACGCTGGAAGCGGAAGCCCTGCTGGAGCGTGCAACGTCACTGGAAACGCAACTCTCCGAGTTGAAGATCCGGCGTGATGATATTGAAAACAAGTTTACTCCGGAGCACCCCCTGTTCAGCGAAATCAATCAGCAAATCCGATCGCTTGAAAATGAGCGGGCCAGCCTCAATGCAGAGATGCGTAAGTTGCCAGACGAGCAGGAAAAGTCCATCCGACTGGAACGCGATGTGACGGTGGCTAATGAGCTTTACCTGCTTTTGTTGAACAGGGCACAGGAAATGCGTGTGATGCGCGCGGGTACTGTAACCAATGCCCGGGTGATCGACCCGGCCGACCTCCCGATAGAGCCGACAAAACCAAAGCCATCACTGATGCTGTCCCTGGGCGCTATTCTCGGGACAACACTCGGGATCTTTGGCGTCGTGCTGCGGAATGGCTTTCGTCAAGGCATCGACGATCCCGAGGTTGTTGAAAAAAACCTCAGTCTTCCGGTGTATGCCTCCATATTACACAGCACCAGTCAGGCCAAACTGGAGAAGTCGAGAAAGTTCAAAGGGAGGGAGCGGCTCCTCGCGATCCTCGACAGGGATAGTCCGACAGTAGAAGCCTTGCGAAGTCTTCGAACCAACGTCTATTTTGCCGCCCAGCATGTCGAACATCCGATTGTCGCCATCACCGGCCCGGCTCCGAATATTGGCAAGTCATTCGTGGCTTCCAACCTCGCCGTGGTGCTTGCTGACAGTGGCAAACGCACCCTGCTGATCGATGCCGACATGCGCAAGGGACATCTGCATGATGCGTTTGCGATTCAGCGCGGATACGGTCTTTCCGGGGTGCTGCGGGGGCAGGTTCTGCCCGGAGATGCAATTCACCAAACCAGACAACAGGGACTGGATTTTCTTCCTTGTGGGGATATGCCTCGGAACCCTTCCGAATTGCTTCTTCACGAGCGTTTCGCCGCACTTCTGGAGCGGCTACGGCAGCACTACGACATGATCATTGTAGATAGTCCACCAACCCTTGCCGTCACAGATGCTGTTGTCATCGCTCGACACTCTGATGTGAACCTGATGGTCCTGCGCGCAGGTCAACATCCGATGGGAGAAATCAGGGCGGCGATGCGAGGATTTCAACAGAGTGATTTGAGTATCGATGGCTTTATTGTCAACGACGTGTCAGCCACGAACTCCTATTACGTGCGCTACTATCACCAGTACGCCAGTTGA
- the trpE gene encoding anthranilate synthase component I, with the protein MTPEYFARLAAEGYNRIPVMREVLADLDTPLSTYLKLADGPYTYLFESVQGGEKWGRYSIIGLPCRTVLKVFGHDIVVEEGGRPVEQATADDPLAWIEDFQGRYHMAEVPGLPRFTGGLVGYFGYDTVRYVEPRLGDSPNSDPLGNPDILLMVSDEVVVFDNLSGKLYVIVHADPTAGGALERAQQRLDRLVERMRAITPVQRSGISTEVTEKDFVSGFTQEGFEAAVARAREYIAAGDIMQVVLSQRLSIPYHARPLDLYRALRSLNPSPYMYYLDLEGFQVVGSSPEILVRAEDGKVTVRPIAGTRPRGKSEEEDRALEQELLADPKELAEHLMLIDLGRNDVGRIAETGSVQLTDKMVIERYSHVMHIVSNVVADLRDGLTAMDALRATFPAGTVSGAPKIRAMEIIDELEPVKRGVYSGAVGYLGWNGNMDTAIAIRTAVIKDEKLHIQAGAGIVYDSVPSKEWEETMNKGRAIFRAVAMAEAGLT; encoded by the coding sequence ATGACACCCGAATACTTCGCCCGGCTTGCCGCTGAGGGCTACAACCGAATCCCGGTGATGCGCGAGGTCCTCGCCGACCTCGACACGCCGCTCTCCACCTATCTCAAGCTGGCCGACGGACCCTACACCTATCTGTTCGAGTCGGTTCAGGGCGGGGAAAAATGGGGCCGCTACTCCATCATCGGCCTGCCGTGTCGCACCGTCCTCAAGGTGTTCGGCCACGACATCGTGGTGGAGGAGGGCGGCCGGCCGGTCGAGCAGGCCACGGCCGACGATCCGCTCGCCTGGATCGAGGATTTCCAGGGCCGCTACCACATGGCAGAGGTGCCCGGATTGCCCCGCTTCACGGGCGGTCTGGTGGGTTATTTTGGCTACGACACGGTGCGTTATGTCGAGCCCCGCCTCGGGGACAGCCCCAATTCGGACCCGCTGGGCAATCCCGACATCCTGCTGATGGTTTCCGATGAGGTGGTCGTATTCGACAATCTTTCGGGCAAGCTCTACGTCATCGTCCACGCCGATCCAACCGCCGGCGGTGCGCTGGAGCGGGCGCAGCAGCGGCTGGACCGGCTAGTCGAGCGCATGCGGGCCATCACGCCCGTGCAGCGGTCCGGCATCTCGACGGAAGTGACCGAAAAGGATTTCGTCTCCGGCTTTACACAAGAGGGTTTCGAGGCCGCAGTTGCCCGGGCCAGGGAGTACATCGCCGCCGGCGACATCATGCAGGTAGTGCTCTCGCAGCGGCTCTCGATCCCCTACCATGCCCGACCGCTGGACCTCTATCGCGCGCTGCGCAGCCTCAACCCCTCGCCTTACATGTACTATCTCGATCTCGAGGGATTTCAGGTGGTCGGCTCCTCGCCGGAGATCCTGGTTCGCGCGGAGGATGGCAAGGTAACCGTGCGGCCCATCGCCGGCACCCGTCCGCGCGGCAAGAGCGAAGAGGAGGACCGTGCGCTGGAGCAGGAGCTGCTGGCTGATCCCAAGGAACTCGCCGAGCACCTGATGCTTATCGACCTGGGGCGCAACGACGTTGGCCGCATCGCCGAGACCGGCTCGGTGCAACTGACCGATAAAATGGTCATCGAGCGCTACTCCCATGTGATGCACATTGTTTCCAACGTTGTCGCGGACCTGCGGGACGGCCTCACCGCCATGGATGCCCTGCGCGCCACCTTTCCTGCAGGTACCGTGTCCGGTGCGCCCAAGATCCGGGCCATGGAGATCATCGACGAACTGGAGCCAGTCAAGCGCGGTGTCTACTCGGGAGCCGTCGGCTATCTCGGCTGGAACGGCAACATGGATACTGCCATTGCCATCCGCACCGCGGTCATCAAGGATGAAAAGCTGCACATCCAGGCCGGTGCCGGCATTGTCTACGACTCCGTCCCGAGCAAAGAATGGGAAGAGACCATGAACAAGGGTCGCGCGATCTTCCGCGCCGTCGCCATGGCGGAGGCGGGCCTGACTTAG
- a CDS encoding phosphoglycolate phosphatase has protein sequence MKLPRMVLIDLDGTLVDSVPDLAFCADEMNKVLGLPVRGENRARNWVGNGVERFVKRALTDSLHDEPEPALFEKALPIFMALYAENTSARSRLYPGVREGIDYLQAEGIALGCVTNKAARFTEPLLQELGIYDCFGIVVSGDTLPQKKPDPAPLRHAADFFKVPAEASLMIGDSMHDVEAARNAGFSVIAVTYGYNHGHDIREANPDAVVDSLAELPRVLED, from the coding sequence ATGAAACTACCCCGGATGGTCCTGATTGACCTTGACGGCACCCTGGTGGACAGCGTGCCGGATTTGGCCTTCTGCGCCGACGAGATGAACAAGGTGCTCGGTCTCCCGGTGCGTGGTGAAAATCGTGCCCGCAACTGGGTGGGTAATGGTGTAGAACGGTTCGTCAAACGAGCACTGACCGATTCGCTGCATGACGAGCCTGAGCCGGCGCTGTTTGAAAAGGCGCTGCCGATCTTCATGGCGCTTTATGCAGAGAACACCAGTGCCCGCAGCCGGCTCTATCCAGGTGTGCGTGAGGGGATCGACTATCTGCAAGCGGAAGGAATTGCCCTCGGGTGCGTAACCAACAAGGCAGCGCGTTTTACCGAGCCGCTCCTGCAGGAGCTCGGCATCTACGACTGTTTCGGCATCGTGGTCAGTGGCGATACGCTGCCGCAAAAGAAGCCCGACCCCGCGCCCTTGCGGCATGCTGCTGATTTCTTTAAAGTTCCTGCAGAGGCATCATTGATGATCGGCGATTCCATGCACGACGTGGAAGCCGCCCGCAATGCCGGGTTTTCGGTAATCGCCGTGACCTACGGCTACAATCACGGCCACGACATCCGCGAGGCAAACCCGGACGCCGTGGTGGACTCCCTGGCGGAGTTGCCTCGAGTGTTGGAAGACTGA
- the rpe gene encoding ribulose-phosphate 3-epimerase: MADYLIAPSILSADFARLGDEVKKVLDSGADIVHFDVMDNHYVPNLTIGPLVCQALRDYGITAPVDVHLMVKPVDRIIPDFAAAGATYITFHPEASEHVDRTLQLIHDEGCKAGLVFNPATPLSYLDYVMDKVDMILLMSVNPGFGGQSFIPATLDKLREARKRIDASGRDIRLEIDGGVKADNIREIAEAGADTFVAGSGIFGKAEASDPNKYDSILETFRAELAKAGK; this comes from the coding sequence ATGGCGGACTATTTGATTGCTCCCTCGATCCTGTCGGCGGATTTTGCCCGGCTGGGCGACGAGGTCAAGAAGGTCCTCGATTCCGGTGCCGATATCGTGCACTTCGACGTCATGGACAACCACTACGTCCCCAACCTGACCATCGGCCCGCTGGTATGCCAGGCATTGCGCGATTACGGTATCACCGCCCCGGTCGACGTGCACCTGATGGTCAAGCCGGTGGATCGGATCATTCCTGACTTTGCGGCAGCCGGCGCCACCTACATTACCTTCCATCCGGAGGCCTCCGAGCATGTCGATCGGACCTTGCAGCTGATCCACGACGAGGGCTGCAAGGCGGGTCTGGTGTTCAACCCGGCGACTCCGCTCTCCTATCTGGACTACGTGATGGACAAGGTCGACATGATCCTGCTCATGTCCGTGAACCCCGGCTTCGGCGGCCAGAGCTTCATTCCGGCGACCCTGGACAAGCTGCGTGAGGCGCGCAAGCGCATCGATGCAAGCGGTCGCGACATCCGTCTTGAGATCGATGGTGGCGTGAAGGCCGACAACATCCGCGAGATCGCCGAAGCGGGCGCCGATACTTTCGTCGCCGGCTCGGGCATCTTCGGCAAGGCCGAGGCCTCCGATCCGAACAAGTATGATTCCATCCTGGAGACCTTCCGCGCCGAGCTGGCCAAGGCTGGTAAATAG